GCGATCCCCATGTCCCAGTCGCCTTTAGTGGAACCGTCAGGGCGGATCTTCAGCTGCTTTGTCCTGACCTCCCAGCCAATGCTTTTAAGCAGATACTTGAACCCGGACTGGTCTACTTCTTCTGTCTCTACAAGGTAAGCTATAGCTCTCACAAGCGGCCTGCCTTTCAGGACGGCAACAAGCAATTTCTCATAGTCCAGCCTGCTGTCGTAATAGTTGCTCCTGGCAGAATAGAACATGTTCTGTACATCGGCAAATACAGCCACTCTCTGGTTCTTATATGGGGCGCTTCCGTTTTGAGAAGTGTACATAGCTCAACTCCCTTATATTCTGGTAGTACATGTAGTTATTACTCTGTCATATATAAGCACCTTCTATTGTGCTCTATCTGTTCTATGCATGATATCAAGAACCCCTGTATTTCCACTGGAAAATACATATATTCTATGCATGTTTTATACTTATTAAAGTATATTATCTCTGCTAGAAGGATGTGCTGTATAGGAACATATCCAATGGCTATATAATAAGCGATGTAACACCTATATATTTTTATTCAAGGATATCTATTTAAATTTAGGATGCATTACAGGTCTTAACCAATATGCAACTTAAAAACGGACGCTACTCCTATCTTGAGCTGGTCATAGCATGTACTATCTTTGGCTCAAGCGGTGTCTTTTTTAAGCATGTCCACGGAATGGGTGTGAGCTCTGTTATCTTTTACAGGCTCCTGTTCGGCTTTTCATTACTGGTGGCATACCTGCTCATTACAAAAAAGTATGAAGTTTTCCGGCTTGGAAAAAAGAAGCGGTATGTTTTGCTCATAGGTGCGTTCAATGTAATTACTGCATACGCCTATTTCAGCTCCATCACATATGCCGGATTTTCCACGGCTGTCCTTCTGCTATATACGGCACCAGTGTATGTTACTCTGATGTCGCCTCTTATCCTGGGAGACAGGATCACCAGGCGCGGTATGATGTCATTGTTCCTGTCGCTTGCAGGCATCCTGATGGTAGTGATGCCCGTGGGTGGGCTCTTAGGAAGCGGTAACCATCTTGCTATAGGTGTGCTGTTTGGTCTTGTTTCGGGCCTTTCCTACAGTGGCACTATAATGATTGTCAGCTATCTGAAGACAGACTATTCAGGTACATCCCAGCTCTTCTGGTCAGCACTCATAAGCCTGTTGATATTGATGCCCTTCGGGAGCAGGATTCCCGGTGAAGTTCTTGCGCCCAATCTCCCGGTGCTGATCGTTTTCGGTATCGTTACAACAGCATTTGCATCCCTGTTATATCTCAACAGCGCTGCGAAGATACCTGCCCAGACAGTAAGCGTGCTGGCACTGCTTGAACCTGTGAGCGGCATAATATTCAGTTCCCTTTTTCTGCATGAACCAATACTGATGAGGACCATGCAGGGGTGCCTGTTCATTCTGCTTGGCGCCCTGATACTCGTCCTGGATGACCGGATGATATATATAGACAACATGAAAAAACCGGTTCCGGGCTTTCCTAATGTAACGAGTGCCAGATTTCCATATATTTCCAGGATAACTGCCTGGCTATTCAGGAAATACTGAACATCCACGGATTTCAGGAATGGTCACACGGACCAAAAATAGCATACAGATGCCTGCTGTGGAACAGGCATCCATATTTACTCTGGTTTACTTTTTGCTGCTGTTGTCTGTTTCAGCTCCGCTTCCTCAGTATCCATACAGCTGCGATGACCACTACAAGCAAGCCCATTGCAATGCCTGCTGCAGGTATGCCACGGCCCTCCTCTACTTCAAAAGTGCCATTGAGATTTCCTATGCTTGCATTATAAATGCCTGCCTCATCCATGCTCACTGTGAAGTTAACGGTCTCTTCCTGTCCGGGATCCAGTATCACTTGTTCGGTTGCCATCACGTTCCCGTCGATGAGAAGCTGCACGTCCTCTTCCCCGGTCTCGGTACCTATGTTCCTTATACTTGCAGAGATCGTTACATCGTCTCCGGTCTCTGCAACAAGGGGCTCTATAGTAAGGTCAGAGTAGGAGTACCTGGCTTCCGGCCCCTGAACCTCTATGTTCAGTTCAGCTTCAAGGTACTGGTCTGAAGAAGTGCTTATCCTGTGCATGCCTGCATCCATTGCTGTGTGGTTGACCCTGCCCTCGGTACCTGTAGTACCCACCAGCCTGCCGTCATACAACACTTCCACGTCCCCTACAGGTCTTCCGTCTATCAGTGTCGTGACAGCTATGCTGATGTTGTCTCCCACGTTCACTTCAGAAGGTGATATATCTATAGCAAGCCTCCTGCTCAGGTCGTCGGGGGATATGACCTCAACTTCGGTACTTCCGGGCGCGAATCCCTCTTTCTCTGCTGTAACAGTGAAGGTGCCTGCTTCTCCCGGAGTGAATGATATAGTCCCGTTGGCAGAGGTATTGCCCACTTCCGTGTTCCCGAACATCACTACTGCATTCTCCACTGCCGCTCCCCGTGAAGTGACCTCTATGCTCACGGACCTGTTCTGTGCGAGAGCCTTTGGAATGTTGATCTCGAGAGGATCGGCATCTTCTGCAGTTGTGACCGATACATATGGATAGAATCTCACAACACCGGAATCTGCAACCATGAACATCACGTTGTCCATGACCGATATACTGCTGTCTCTTGAAAGCGTAATGGAGCGATCGCTTGTCATGACTATCTCATCCGAGGAGACACTTGAGATCTCCATCCTTCCGAACCTCTCGCCGGATTCGATATCTATCACATTTTCAGATATCTGGAATATGCCTTCAACGAATACGGCGTTCGTTTCAGTGCCTCTGAATATCTCCCTGAAGTGTACGATTATTACGGGTATGCTGTCGGCGTCGCCAACATCTGCCTCATATACATAATCGCCTCCGGAGGAGATAACACCTGTATCGACCTCGCTGCCGTCCTTATCCAGCCTCACAAGCACCCTTGAACCGTCAAGATCGACCTCCTCGATCACCAGCCTGTATCCTTCGCCCAGCACAAGTGAGGAGCCGGTGTAAAGGGAGGCCCTGCTGTCACTATCTATAAGGACCCTGGAAAGCTGGCCGCCCGAGAGAAGGCTTTCGTTACCTGTGAAGCTGTTCTCCACATACCCTGCGAAGTACTTCTCTGCAAGGAAGCCGATCACACTGAAGCTTCCCCAGGGGCTGTATTCAAAGCTCACCTGCTGCGGCACGCTCCTGTAGACAAGATCCCCTGAACTGATAGTCCTGCCGTTGAGTTCGGTTATTTCCAGGGATTCGGTGCCTACTCCTTCGTCAATATTGTAGTAGAATCCTTCGAAGTTCAATGGTGTCCATGTGTATGCCTCTCCTTCGACCACAGTCCCCCTGAGCTCATAGCTGCCGGGCTGTGATGTGTCCACTACAGGTCCGAATCTCAATATGCTGTCATCCGCAACAACGAACTGCAGCTTCCCCATGACAGGTATGGTGTTTCCTCTTGTGAGGGATATGGAATTGGTGTTCTCCATGCTGATCTCGCCCTCACTGAACGAGCGGATCTCCATCCTTCCGAACCTGTCACCGGTCTCTATTTCCACATAGCTCTCGGATATCTGGAAGATACCCTGTATGAACACCGCATTGGTTTCCGTTCCCCGGAATATGTTGCTGAAATGGACAGCTATCAACGGGACATCCTGCTGCGTGCCCAGTTCAGCCTCGTAGACATAATCGCTGTTCCCGGAGATAATGGCAGTATCAACCACCTGTCCATCCTTCACCAGGTTAAGCAGCACACTGTCCCCGTTAAGGTCCACTTCCACAACGTTGAGCCTGTAACCTTCATTAAGGACTATTGCAGAGCCGGCAAAAACAGACCTTCGTGTATCCTCATCCACAAGGACCCTTGTTAGCTGCCCGTTGGACATGAGGCTTACATCGTCATCCGCAAACTGTGAGTTATCGGTATAGCTGGCAAAATACCGCTCCGCCATGAACCCTATGACCTGGTAGGAACCCCAGTCGCTCCGATCGAAGCTGGTGTTGATGGGCGTGGTAGAGTATTCAAGCGCTCCGGCCGGTATGGTCCTGCCCGAGGAACTTTGCAGGCTGACTGTCAGTGTCTCCGATCCTTCGCCCGAGTCAAGGTCGAAGTAAAATCCTGAATAGCTCTGGGCCGTCCATGTATATTGCAGGGACAGGTTCTCATCTGCAGACCAGATGCGATTTCCCGTTGTATTGTTCTGAGCTGTGGCAGTTGCTGCCAGAAAGATTGCTGTTATTATCAATACACTTACCAGTAAAGATAGATTAATGTGTCTTCTCATGTTAACCCCTGACCTCAATAATCCTTCGTTCTAATGTTTAATAAGTTTATTCCCGAAAAGGCTGCACATGTTTCTTTCCTTGAATAAGGGCCTAAAAGGCGTGAAAAGCAGTAAACCCAAGCATCTTTAAGCTTGCATGCCCATGTTATTAAAGAGGACTGACAGTCTCTCGTCAGCAGTCAATCATGGGGGAGTTTATATGAGTGAGTTAGCGGAGATCTTGGGTAAGGACAGGATCGCTTATTTTTCAATGGAGATAGCGCTTGCTAAGAATATTCCGACGTACAGTGGCGGTCTTGGCATACTTGCAGGGGATACGATACGCAGCAGTGCGGAACTGAACCTGCCTCTGGTAGGGATTAGCCTGGTTAACAGCAGCGGCTATTTTCTTCAAAGGCTCGATGAGAACGGAATGCAATCAGAGGAAGCCCAGAACTGGTCTCCTTCTGAGCATATGGAGCTGCTGGGCGCTGAAGCAACAGTCCTTGTGGAAAGAAGGGACGTAAAGGTCAAAGGATGGCTGTATGAGCACAGGAGCTTTACCGGGGGGATGATACCTGTCATTTTCCTTGATACGGATGTTGAAGGCAACTCCCGGCAGGACAGGGAGATCACACGTTACCTGTACGGAGGAGATGAAAGATACCGACTGATGCAGGAGCTCATACTCGGGACAGGTGGAGTGAGGCTGCTGGAGAAGCTCGGCTTTTCCATAATGAAATATCACATGAATGAAGGCCACTCAAGTTTCCTGACACTTGAATTGCTGCAGCGTTACGGGGGAGACGAGGACCAGGTGCGCAGGACATGCGTCTTCACAACCCACACACCTGTCGCAAGCGGACACGATACCTTTCCTTTTGAGATGGTTGAAGGCGTTGTGAATGACCCCGGGCAGATGGAACTTCTCCGTAAGTTCGGTGAAAGTGAGGGCAGGCTGAACATGACTGTCCTGGCACTCAACCTTTCCGGCCATGTGAACGGGGTGGCCAAAAGACATAAGGAAGTATCTGAACAGATGTTTCCCGGCTATAAGTTCAATTCCATTACCAACGGGGTCCACTCATACACCTGGGTCTGCCCTCAGTTCAGGGAGCTCTACGATCGCTATATTCCCGGCTGGGCTAATGAGCCTGAGCTTCTGGTGAGGGTCAGGAATATACCCAATGGAGAGATATGGAGGGCTCACAGGGATGCAAAGAAAGAGCTTATCGATTATGTCAACCGGGAAAAAGGTATTGGCCTGTCCCATGATGTACTTACCATCGGCTTTGGGCGGCGCATGGCTGAATATAAGAGGCCTGCTTTTGTGTTCTCCGACCTGAAAAGGCTGAGGAAGGTCAATGATGCCGGAAGGATACAGTTCATATTCGCAGGCAAGGCCCATCCCAGGGATGAGCGGGGGAAAGAGATCATCCGTGAGATATTCGGTTATATGCATGAACTCAGGGAAAGCGTAAAGATCGTCTTCCTGGAGAACTATGATATGGACCTGGCCCTGAAGATGATCGCAGGCGTTGACGTATGGCTCAATACCCCCAAGCAGCCCTATGAAGCCTCGGGTACAAGCGGCATGAAGGCCTCTCATAATGGCGTTGTGAACTTCAGCGTACTGGACGGCTGGTGGATAGAAGGCTGCGTTCCGGGAGTTACGGGTTATGCCATAGGGCCGGCTCCGGGTATGGAGAGGTCTCCTGAAGAGGCTGAATCCATGGAACTTGACGACCTCTACTACAAACTGGAATATGTCATCATCCCGGAGTATTACAACAGGCGGGATGAGTGGATCAACATAATGAAGAACTCTATAGGAATGATAGCCTACTATTTCAATACCCACAGGATGATGCGCAGGTATGTGACAGAGACTTACTTCTGAGCGCCGGTCAGAGCCTCAGTTCACTTATTTTGTTCCTTGTATCTGGACTTAGCTTCCCTGAGTATCTTCACGGCCGCGTCCAGGCCTTCCCAGCCGATGATCTCCACATGCTTATTTTCCAGGTGCTTGTATGTCTCGAAGAAATGCGGTATTTCCTTTAGCAGATGAGGCGGAACCTGTTCAATGCTCTCTATATGGTTCCACAGCGGGTCGCTCTCCGGGACACAGAGTATCTTCTCGTCCCGTCCCTTGTCATCCTCCATATCAAACAGTGCGACAGGATGAACATCTATGAGACATCCGGGAAATGTAGGCTCCCATGTAAGCACCAGGACATCAAGGGGATCACCGTCAAGCGCCAGGGTGTCCGGGAAGAAGCCATAGTCGCACGGATACACCATTGAGGAGAAAAGCATCCTGTCAAACTTGACCATTTTCTTTTCCTTATCATATTCATACTTATTCCGGCTTCCTTTCGGTATCTCGATGATCACGCTCTCGATCTGTCTTTCAGTCATTTCAGCAATCTCCTCAGTAATTTACTCTTTCAGGGCCATGGGCATTGGATCCTGTTCCGTACACTCTTCTTTGGCTGGTACGTAAGGTCTTGAGAACAGGGCTTCCACTCTTTCCCGGTGAAGCGTATTATAGGTGCAGAATGGTATGACCTTGCCATCAGGTGTTGCATAGTGTATCCCGCACCTTTGTATCCTCTCCATGTCCAGGTTGTACATATCCTGGAAGTGCATGGCACCCAGGAAGAGGCTCTCCCTGTGGAACTGCTTTACCACGCTTTCCCCGCCTTCCCGCAGGACGTTGAGCAGCATCCTCGTAACATTGACCGATCTTGGCTCTTTGTCATGATCTATGAAACCGGGCACCTTGCGCAGTACATTAGCCAGCACGAGCAGGTTCCGGCTGTCATGGTTAAGTTCATGGGAAGCTTCATCGATCATCTCCATGAACCCTTCCACATCCACAAATTCAGTGATGGGGATGATATTGCCTTCATCCACGAAGATATAGGTAGCTGCCCCGCAGTGGGGATGTACTGTCATTTCAGGCAGGGGTTTGTGCCTGGCCTTTGAAAGGAACCTTGATATGGGCACCACAAAGGGTACAGGGTACCAGGCATCACACGGTATTTTCCCATCCGTCTGCTCCTCTGTGAGCTTGGCAAGGTCAGGGATAGTGATCCTGCTCATTTCTCTCTCTTCCTGTCGGATGCGTCCTGTGAACGATACCGGCTGGAAGTTCACCCCTTTGACAACATCCCTGTTCTTCACAGCGTACCTTATCAAATCTCCCACCTGGTGGTCATTGACACCTTTTGTAAGAGTGGGGACAAGAGTGATACTGCGGATGCCTGCATTCCGCGCATTCTCTATTGCCTTCTCTTTGATCGGGAAGGCGTTGAATCCCCTCATCCTTATATATGGATCAGGCGTTACCCCGTCAAACTGCAGGTATATGGTATGCAGCCCTGCCTGTACCATCTTTTCTCCGTAGGCAACGCTTTGGGCAAACTTTATCCCGTTGGTGGCAACCTGTATCTGCACAAAACCAAGGTCTTTGGCCATCTCCACTATCTCCGGGAGGTCTTCACGCACAGTAGGCTCTCCTCCCGAGAACTGTACCGCGAAACATGGTACAGGCTTCTGGTCCCTCAGCATTGTCATCATGCTGCGTATCTGTTCCATGTCAGGCTCATATATCCTTCCCGAGACCCGGGCGTTTGCAAAGCATACGGGACATGACATATTGCACCTGTTAGTGACATCGATGTTTGCCAGGATAGTGCCTGTCTTATGGGATGTGCATAATCCGCACTGGAAGGGGCAGTCCGAGTTGAAGTTCACATTAGGGTTCAAAAGGCCGCAGCCAATACGTGAGAACTTCCCAAATCTCCTGTACATGGCAGCGTCCGACCAATATACCTCCCTGAAACGACCATGAAGAGCGCATGTCTTTTCCATGATGATCCTGCCATCCTCCTCCAATAGGGCAGCATCTATCAATTCCCCGCACAGAGGGCACACTGAGCAAGTATGTTCTTTCAGATATAATCCCCACACTTAATGTATCCACTACCCATAAATGAAATGTATGTAGTTGGTTTGTAGTAATCTTATTTATCTTTTTGCAGCTTGTTCCATTTTTAATACCTGAAGCAGGTGTAACATCCTTTCTTAAGGATTTATATGCAACAGAGACAGATAGTTTCTTGCGAGAGGGAGTTGGGGTTATCATTACGAGCGAAGAGCAGTGCAAATAGCTGCAGAAGCAGTTCATGCAGGGTCTGTATCCTTAATAGTCAACTTTCCACGATAAATTGCCACATCGCTCGTCTCTCTCGCAAATCAACGATCTGATGAATATTCCGTTCACATTTCCCATCTGCCGGGCTTGAGGCAGTTTACTCGGACATAGGTGGAGGAAAGCATGAAGACTGGTACCGCGCAGGGTTTTCTGCCTGCGGACAAGATGATAAACGTCAAAGTAAGGAATCCAGAAGGTGAAGATCTTGGTAAGATAAAGGAACTGATGATAGACCTGCGGTATGGCAGGATCGCTTATGCGGTGCTGTCTTTCAGCGGCCTGTTCGGCATAGCTGAGAAATTGTTTGCCATTCCCTGGAAATCGCTCACCTATCTGAAGGAGGATAAGCAATTTGTGCTTAATGTGCACAAGAGCATTCTTGAGGAGTCAGTGGGCTTTGACCGGGTAAACTGGCCTCTCAGCGACCGGAGGTGGCTGTGCGACCTTTATGAGGAATATAAGTGCGAGCCTTACTGGACAGAATGAGTTTACTCTTTTATATTGTTAATAATTCCTCTTTTATATTCTTAGTACCTGACGCTCTTTACCTGTCTTTCCTCTGCGCTTGCACCCATGTAGATGAATATGGCTATGATCACGAGCCAGAAGCTGGTCAGCAGGCCGACCACTCCCATAAGGAGGGCAAGTATCTTCCCTACTGCTGCTGCTTTCTCAGTGGCTTCCACAAAGCTCATACGGCTTGCAAGCAGAGCCCGCAGTATCCTTCCACCGTCCATGGGGAAGGCAGGTATGAGATTGAACAATGCAAGTACCACATTGATATAACCCAGGATGAAGATCATCATGAACAGGGCATTTCCTTCCGCCGTACTTGCAGCAGGATTGAGGAGATAGTTGACTGCAAGAAGCACAATTCCTATGACCAGGCTGGAGAAAGGCCCGGCAAAAGCCATGGCAGCTTCTTTTGAAGAGTCCCTGAGCTCACCTTCCATCGCCGATACTCCGCCTATGAGGTATAGCGATATCTCTCTTATACCAGTCCCGTATCTCAGGGAAAAGTATGAATGGGAGAGCTCGTGGACAAGTACGGATGCAAACAGCAGTATCGCTGTGGCCAGGGCAAATGCGTACTTCAACACCTCAGGATGTGTTCCCGCAAATCCGTAAGGTTCGGGCTGCACTGCAAACACCCAGGCAAAAAAGGGCAGTACTATCAGGAACGATACATGGATCTTGATCGGTATGCCAAATATCCTGGCGATCTGGATCGAATTTTCCATCAGTTTTTCTCCCTCATATCCTCTGCATAGGATCTCTTGACCGTGCTCTTATTGCTGCTATAGGTGTGCCCGGACTTATGTCTTTCCTGCCTTTCTCCGTCCCGTGAGGTCGCTGGGATCTCATGCTGATCTCTGTTCCCTTATAAGTGGCAGCACATCCTCCGCATAGGATTTTATGAACTTCAGTTCATCGGGGCCGGCATAATGGATGTAGATATGTGTGAAACCTGCGTTCATATACTGTTTTATGTACTTTGCGTGCTCTTCAGGGTCTGATGAGATGCATGCCTTCTGCCTGAGGATATCATCGCCCACGACCTCCCCGTTCTGCTGTGACATTGCGGGAGTGTATATCTTATTAGTGAACAGGGCAGGAATGAAAGCGCCGGCCCAGTATTTATGAAGTCTTTCCAGAGACTCTTCAAGCCGGTCTCCGTATGCCACGAAGAGCTCGACCATCCGTGGCATGTTTGATATATCCTTGCCTGCCCGTTTTGCCCCGTTCTCGAATTTCTCCATGAGCTGCTTATATACCTTCATCCTGGAGCCGCCCACCGATATCATGCCATCCCCGTGGTACCCTGCAAACTGCGCACTCTCGGGCACCATGGTAGAGATATATATGGGAATATCCCGGGGAGGCAGTGTGTATAGTTTTGCGTCCTGGGTGCAGTAGTACATGCCGTCAAATGTGATCTTTTCCCCGCTCCAGAGTTCCCTGATGAGCTTGATGGACTCGGCCAGCATCTCCTGCCTCTCGTTATATTCAGGCCACTCGCATGTCACAGGATATTCGTTAAGGGCCTCCCCTGTCCCCAGACCCAGGTAAGTCCTTCCCCCGGCCAGCGAAGCTACGGTTGCAGCTGCCTGGGCAATAATGGCAGGATGATACCTGAGGATAGGACAGGTGACACCGGTGCCTATCTTAATCTTCTTTGTACTGACCGCAGCGGCTCCCAGCCAGCTCCATGTAAAGCAGGACTGCCCTTCCTCGCTCCAGGGATGGAAATGGTCACTTACGTCTATACTGTCAAAACCGTTTTCCTCCACTGCAATTGTCTGCTCCAGCATCTCGGATGGAGTATACTGTTCGGGACCTATCTTGTAACCTATCTTTATCATTACAATACCCCCACTTTAGATCAATTCAAAACTTTCCCGAATCTATATTGGTATCTGACTTTATTTAAGATCGGAGTAAACTTGTTTAAGTAGCATCTTTACGCCTTCTGCTTCTCCTGTCATAATATATCATAGAACCGTATCTGTCTTACAGGTTATGCTTTCCGGAAACGGTTAATTACTTAAGTGGAAAGTCTTATCTTACTTTAAAAAGGATTCTGAAGTGCGGGAGAAGAGTTCAATGAGCGTAGTGGAAACTATATGGGGCCTGATATTACTCCTTTCAATCATCTGGGTGATATATGACCTGTTCACTTACAACAGAGCGATGAGTACACTCAAAAAGGTATTGTGGATAATTGTCGTTCTATTGCTGGGCATACTAGGGGTTATACTTTACTATCTTATCGGAAGGAGGAGAAGGTAAAGGCCGGAAAAAAATCATCTCCGGCAGACCGGCTGGTGCTGTACCGGCCTTCCCTCCGGCCTTTTTTATTTTTATCCGGGCCGGAGTTTAGCATTTTTAATTATCATTTCTGCCTGCCTTCTTCGCTACTGTTCTTACCCACCACTATCTATATTACTACCATTTCATCCGGATTGAATACAAACCTTCATCGCGCTGCGCATGAGCAGGCAGGCGCAGGAAAAGATGTGGTCCTCCGTCTGCTCATAATCTCGGTGAGACTGTATATATACTCCATATAAGAAGAGAAACGGCGCCAAAAGCAGTTATTATCACAAAGTGGATTGCAGCTTTGCGGAAGAGCTGGTCGGCACCCATGAGCTTCATATAGAACGGCTTTGCCAGGGTGCTTATCAGCCCTGCCATGACTGCTATCTGGGCAGCCTGGTTATAGGGGATGATACCGTTCAGTGCAAGCGTTGCTATAGAGACTGTGACTGCTGAGCTGCTTACTACCCCTCCTATGGCGGTTGCGTAAATTCCCATGTTGCCTCCATGGGATTGGGCTATATCGGCGACCATCGTTATTATCATGAACAGTATGCCGAATCGCAAAGCCGGGACAATGGCAAAAGGGGACCTGAGTTCTATGGTCTCGTTGACTGGTGTTGCTTTTCTTTTCCGCCATGCTATCAGAAGAGTAG
This DNA window, taken from Methanolobus chelungpuianus, encodes the following:
- a CDS encoding NYN domain-containing protein; translated protein: MYTSQNGSAPYKNQRVAVFADVQNMFYSARSNYYDSRLDYEKLLVAVLKGRPLVRAIAYLVETEEVDQSGFKYLLKSIGWEVRTKQLKIRPDGSTKGDWDMGIAIDAISISGKVDTVALVSGDGDFTALVNHLKASGVRVEVYSFERNTASELINSATEYYPIDESFLRKK
- a CDS encoding DMT family transporter; amino-acid sequence: MQLKNGRYSYLELVIACTIFGSSGVFFKHVHGMGVSSVIFYRLLFGFSLLVAYLLITKKYEVFRLGKKKRYVLLIGAFNVITAYAYFSSITYAGFSTAVLLLYTAPVYVTLMSPLILGDRITRRGMMSLFLSLAGILMVVMPVGGLLGSGNHLAIGVLFGLVSGLSYSGTIMIVSYLKTDYSGTSQLFWSALISLLILMPFGSRIPGEVLAPNLPVLIVFGIVTTAFASLLYLNSAAKIPAQTVSVLALLEPVSGIIFSSLFLHEPILMRTMQGCLFILLGALILVLDDRMIYIDNMKKPVPGFPNVTSARFPYISRITAWLFRKY
- a CDS encoding S-layer protein domain-containing protein; this translates as MRRHINLSLLVSVLIITAIFLAATATAQNNTTGNRIWSADENLSLQYTWTAQSYSGFYFDLDSGEGSETLTVSLQSSSGRTIPAGALEYSTTPINTSFDRSDWGSYQVIGFMAERYFASYTDNSQFADDDVSLMSNGQLTRVLVDEDTRRSVFAGSAIVLNEGYRLNVVEVDLNGDSVLLNLVKDGQVVDTAIISGNSDYVYEAELGTQQDVPLIAVHFSNIFRGTETNAVFIQGIFQISESYVEIETGDRFGRMEIRSFSEGEISMENTNSISLTRGNTIPVMGKLQFVVADDSILRFGPVVDTSQPGSYELRGTVVEGEAYTWTPLNFEGFYYNIDEGVGTESLEITELNGRTISSGDLVYRSVPQQVSFEYSPWGSFSVIGFLAEKYFAGYVENSFTGNESLLSGGQLSRVLIDSDSRASLYTGSSLVLGEGYRLVIEEVDLDGSRVLVRLDKDGSEVDTGVISSGGDYVYEADVGDADSIPVIIVHFREIFRGTETNAVFVEGIFQISENVIDIESGERFGRMEISSVSSDEIVMTSDRSITLSRDSSISVMDNVMFMVADSGVVRFYPYVSVTTAEDADPLEINIPKALAQNRSVSIEVTSRGAAVENAVVMFGNTEVGNTSANGTISFTPGEAGTFTVTAEKEGFAPGSTEVEVISPDDLSRRLAIDISPSEVNVGDNISIAVTTLIDGRPVGDVEVLYDGRLVGTTGTEGRVNHTAMDAGMHRISTSSDQYLEAELNIEVQGPEARYSYSDLTIEPLVAETGDDVTISASIRNIGTETGEEDVQLLIDGNVMATEQVILDPGQEETVNFTVSMDEAGIYNASIGNLNGTFEVEEGRGIPAAGIAMGLLVVVIAAVWILRKRS
- the glgP gene encoding alpha-glucan family phosphorylase; this translates as MSELAEILGKDRIAYFSMEIALAKNIPTYSGGLGILAGDTIRSSAELNLPLVGISLVNSSGYFLQRLDENGMQSEEAQNWSPSEHMELLGAEATVLVERRDVKVKGWLYEHRSFTGGMIPVIFLDTDVEGNSRQDREITRYLYGGDERYRLMQELILGTGGVRLLEKLGFSIMKYHMNEGHSSFLTLELLQRYGGDEDQVRRTCVFTTHTPVASGHDTFPFEMVEGVVNDPGQMELLRKFGESEGRLNMTVLALNLSGHVNGVAKRHKEVSEQMFPGYKFNSITNGVHSYTWVCPQFRELYDRYIPGWANEPELLVRVRNIPNGEIWRAHRDAKKELIDYVNREKGIGLSHDVLTIGFGRRMAEYKRPAFVFSDLKRLRKVNDAGRIQFIFAGKAHPRDERGKEIIREIFGYMHELRESVKIVFLENYDMDLALKMIAGVDVWLNTPKQPYEASGTSGMKASHNGVVNFSVLDGWWIEGCVPGVTGYAIGPAPGMERSPEEAESMELDDLYYKLEYVIIPEYYNRRDEWINIMKNSIGMIAYYFNTHRMMRRYVTETYF
- a CDS encoding inorganic diphosphatase, with the protein product MTERQIESVIIEIPKGSRNKYEYDKEKKMVKFDRMLFSSMVYPCDYGFFPDTLALDGDPLDVLVLTWEPTFPGCLIDVHPVALFDMEDDKGRDEKILCVPESDPLWNHIESIEQVPPHLLKEIPHFFETYKHLENKHVEIIGWEGLDAAVKILREAKSRYKEQNK
- the tes gene encoding tetraether lipid synthase Tes → MWGLYLKEHTCSVCPLCGELIDAALLEEDGRIIMEKTCALHGRFREVYWSDAAMYRRFGKFSRIGCGLLNPNVNFNSDCPFQCGLCTSHKTGTILANIDVTNRCNMSCPVCFANARVSGRIYEPDMEQIRSMMTMLRDQKPVPCFAVQFSGGEPTVREDLPEIVEMAKDLGFVQIQVATNGIKFAQSVAYGEKMVQAGLHTIYLQFDGVTPDPYIRMRGFNAFPIKEKAIENARNAGIRSITLVPTLTKGVNDHQVGDLIRYAVKNRDVVKGVNFQPVSFTGRIRQEEREMSRITIPDLAKLTEEQTDGKIPCDAWYPVPFVVPISRFLSKARHKPLPEMTVHPHCGAATYIFVDEGNIIPITEFVDVEGFMEMIDEASHELNHDSRNLLVLANVLRKVPGFIDHDKEPRSVNVTRMLLNVLREGGESVVKQFHRESLFLGAMHFQDMYNLDMERIQRCGIHYATPDGKVIPFCTYNTLHRERVEALFSRPYVPAKEECTEQDPMPMALKE
- a CDS encoding PRC-barrel domain-containing protein is translated as MKTGTAQGFLPADKMINVKVRNPEGEDLGKIKELMIDLRYGRIAYAVLSFSGLFGIAEKLFAIPWKSLTYLKEDKQFVLNVHKSILEESVGFDRVNWPLSDRRWLCDLYEEYKCEPYWTE
- a CDS encoding site-2 protease family protein; this translates as MENSIQIARIFGIPIKIHVSFLIVLPFFAWVFAVQPEPYGFAGTHPEVLKYAFALATAILLFASVLVHELSHSYFSLRYGTGIREISLYLIGGVSAMEGELRDSSKEAAMAFAGPFSSLVIGIVLLAVNYLLNPAASTAEGNALFMMIFILGYINVVLALFNLIPAFPMDGGRILRALLASRMSFVEATEKAAAVGKILALLMGVVGLLTSFWLVIIAIFIYMGASAEERQVKSVRY
- a CDS encoding TIGR03557 family F420-dependent LLM class oxidoreductase; the protein is MIKIGYKIGPEQYTPSEMLEQTIAVEENGFDSIDVSDHFHPWSEEGQSCFTWSWLGAAAVSTKKIKIGTGVTCPILRYHPAIIAQAAATVASLAGGRTYLGLGTGEALNEYPVTCEWPEYNERQEMLAESIKLIRELWSGEKITFDGMYYCTQDAKLYTLPPRDIPIYISTMVPESAQFAGYHGDGMISVGGSRMKVYKQLMEKFENGAKRAGKDISNMPRMVELFVAYGDRLEESLERLHKYWAGAFIPALFTNKIYTPAMSQQNGEVVGDDILRQKACISSDPEEHAKYIKQYMNAGFTHIYIHYAGPDELKFIKSYAEDVLPLIREQRSA
- a CDS encoding PLDc N-terminal domain-containing protein, which gives rise to MSVVETIWGLILLLSIIWVIYDLFTYNRAMSTLKKVLWIIVVLLLGILGVILYYLIGRRRR